Genomic DNA from Scatophagus argus isolate fScaArg1 chromosome 15, fScaArg1.pri, whole genome shotgun sequence:
ACAATTTTCTTAAGGTACTGACTGTCACTGCTGTGGAGTCTTTAGTTGTagatgtatttgtgtgtctgaacaTTTCCAAGTATTGTAATCTGTATAGATTTGAATCAGTGCAATATGGAAGCCAGAGTGTTGTGGagtttttgaaaataaagaccaAGACACTAATTATCACCAAACTGCCTTAACTCAACACATCTCACATCCTGGACTTCTATAGGTATATGTGTTTACTGTACGTCTCAGTAATAAACTAAAGtgcctgagaggaggaggagtgaaaataatcagataaATTCACATGCTGCATCTCCATGTTCATTCATCAGTCTTTAAGAAAATACTTTTAGTTCAGTAGATATCAGAGTTCTGTGgtatcatgtttttgtttgtgattgtcTTGGTCTTACTGTCTGGTCTGTACTTTTTAATACTGTCCATAATGGTTTCTTTGTATTAGACTACTACTGACTCTCAGTGTCATATGTAGGCGTACCTGTCAGCATGATCAATAAATTGTGATATTCTTGCGGCCTGTGCTTGCTCATGTTCATATATGCAATATTTAATTCTGTCAGCAAAATTTAAGCTTATAAGAGGAACTGCTACAAGAAACCTTTTGATAATTTTTGTACACTTATGCCaagcatgtatgtatgtactatTATTTTAATTGCAGTTATTGTTGAACCAGGTGATTGACCTTGccttaacaaaaacaaacaaacaaaaaagattctCTTTACGTGATTTACGTGTGATCCTTTATTTAGGACTGATCTGAGTGATAGGCTAATTCCAATTTGATTAATACCATGAAATTTAAATGACATTGGGAATTGGGATTTTTCAGTGACAGTTTCTCGCAGCTGGAAGGGCAGAGGCAAAAAATGGACACCCACAACTAAGTATGCCCCTGTGCTATAAACTCCTGCTTACAGTCTGATTCTGTCCGAAACTCTGCATTATGTATAAAGCAggaatgtacagtatttactcCCAATAGAAAAATAGTAACATAAGTTCTTCAATGACgaataaacatgaaaatgtgattttaatggaTGGCTTGGCGTAAGGCGGTATTAACATATTCATGTAGCACAAGTGGGCGGTTATGCTGTGAATGTTGAGGTGTATAATGTATTTTCATAACTTTGGCTTCACCTTGAGGCAGGGTTATACCACGATAAACCAGTGGACCGCCTTGTGGCGTGTTTAAGAAGTACGCCTCTCTGCGTCAAATTCGAGGACGTCCTCTGTGATTGGTTTTCGTTAATCACGTGTTTATCCTGAAGATGGCGTCTCCAAATGGAGGTAAATTCTAATTCCTTACCCTGATCTGCGGTGAATAATTGTAAATTTGACAATATTAAGGACAATAAATCGTTAGCGTACTCCTTTGATGTCGTTTACGAACACCCAGAGACCACGGAATATACATGTTTGCGCCGTATTTGTGTTGTCTGGAGATGTTTTCCGTTGTCAAAACCGTTCACTAGCCCCAGTGTTGTGTCGAACCAAtgtacagagaaacacattaGACAGCAAGCTTCAACCCATCGTACACATTAAGCGACAAAGCTCAAAATGGGCTGCTGCTGCATATAAACATAGCTGACCTCGAAGCTCGCTGCTGTGCTATATACAGCCCGAactaactttatttatataatgaGTAACAGCTCTAGTGTTTTGTTTCACAACATCGTAATTAGTTATAGTTTTATTGACGGTAGTCTTTTCACCCTTTGCCTCTCACACAACGTATTAGTGATTACTACAGACCCTGCTGGATTTTCATCTGAAGTTATTACAGCAAAGCACTCATAGTATGCTGTATATGACATATATATGCTGTATAAGTATGATCCTCTTGGCTTTGTTAAACTACAGTTGATTGAATGATTACTAACCGActtatataaaatacaataaaatatatttgtatgaAGGTCAGAGTTGcaatgtacatttactcaagtgctgtacttaaGTACTATTTTGAAGTTCTAGTAGAATATTTCCCTtgtatgctttctttttttatgctaCTTtgccaatgttttttttttcattgatgtACTGTATTAACTGGTCAACAATGGCGCAGTAGTTAGCATTGGTGCCTCTCAGTAAGAAGGTCAATGCCTTGGACCAAGAAAGTGACTTAGAACTGGTGAGTTCAACTGATTAGATTCAGAGAACGAATTTCCTTAAGGTGACCAATAAAGGCTAACTTACCCTAACCtctgaacattttcttcatgAGAGCATGGTACTCTACAGTACATTTCCTGCAGGGGCACCTCAGAACCTACAAACATTTCAGGGAAATTCCCCATCTAGTTGTGCTGTGAACGAAAGCAGCAATATTGCAGAGACAAGGATGTTAAGGGTTCTGTCCAtatgatggaaataaaaaattTCACATGAAACAAGTGAACCCGTCCCAAGACTTCGCTCATCATGTATTTGAATCTGCTGTCTCTACTTCTGTTCATTTTGGCatgttttaatgttcattttaatgtatcAGATGTATGTTCATGATTCAAGATTCAACAATATTCTGGTATTTTCATCTTAATTCCTCCACATCTGATGATCTGAGGTACACATGCAACAAAAAAGTGCAGTATGCAAATATGCAGTTTCCAactaaaatgttgaaaaaggaaaaatactttttttgtCATGACAGGTGATGATTTTGAGTCCTCTCTGCTGAGTTTTGAGAAGTTGGACAGAGCGTCACCAGACCTGTGGCCAGAGCAGTGTAAGTTTAATGTCATTCTGCTCCTGGCGATTAGTTTCTATCaaattgtgttttatgttgttgtaaTCTCAATTATTTTATAATCTCTCGTACAGTACCTGGAGTTGCAGAATTTGCTGCATCTTGTAAAAATGTGAGTCAGATTCACTGGTTCTCCCTTTTGCTTTACAAATTCGGTAATTAAATAGTCTTGATGCACTCTAATACAGTGACCTGATCTATAAAACTTTCATGAGTTGTGTACCAAGaactttgttctgttttacttCACAGCCCATCACTAATTCACCCCCCAAGTGGATGGCTGAACTAGAGAGTGAGGATATTGAAATGTTGAAAGGcaagtgttgttgttttgtaattCTGTCTTCTGTGTACCTGTAACAGTTGGTGTTAAACCTGAACATTGTGGACAGAAATAGTGTTAACATattatcaaatatcaaatagGATAATATTGTGGTGAAACTAGTCACATGCAGCTTTGGCTATGTGTCTTTCTGTAGAGCTGGGTAGTCTGACCACAGCGAACCTGATGGAGAAGGTCAAAGGACTTCAGAACCTTGCTTACCAGCTGGGCTTAGAGGAGTGTGAGTATATGAGCAACACAAACCAgtacagtgagtatttgtaaaaGGCACAGGTGTTTATACAGTATTAAAAAGGTAACCTGATGTTAAAGCACTTGGCACTTGATTAATGTGATTAATGTGCAATTTGCTAAACAAAAAGGTTCATCACAAGCCGCCTGGTTAGTCACATGTGACCACTAGGTGGTGCTCATAGGCTTTCGGTGTCTAGTGAGTGGATTTCACAGCATCCTTGAGTGCTTTCACATTCAAAACAGGCAGATTGCACATAGGCTCACATACCAAAAAACAGAATGGGTaatgttaaaactgaaactTCTAGAAACAGCTCTCCATTtctgtgaaacagaaataaataaaaagactttGGGTCTTTATTTAGAGGAAGTGATTTAGGTCAATCTTGTTAAATTGAAAAAGGTAAAGAAACAAGGGGATGCCAACAAGAGTCCACGCAACAAGTGCTCAAGCATATGATGGATGCAAAATCTAGTCTTTAATCCATTCCCCACTGCCTCCATTGTCATAATCCTTATGGAGTGTGGATTAGAGAGATGGAGCTAAGTGCTCATATTTTCCTAAGAGAAAAATGGGTATTTATTTTCCCAGTGGAAAAAGCGCACAAGCAATGAAGAACTGTGGTATAGTCCATGTCTTACTGGGATGGAACAGATAAATACATGCACACTGAGTGCACTGTATGTAGTACAAGCTACATGATCTGATGTAGACACTGAGTTGAAATGTTGCACTGCAGCCTGTTGTAATGAGTGCAGTACTCTGTAAAACTCCATCCTGCACTGTCATTATGGAGTTTTTGCTAAACCTAATTTGGAAAGGCTTTAATGAAATTTGTTAGATTCATATGGTGAAACTTTTTGATTACCTTAAGAGATCATCAGATTTGACTCCAGAGTTACTGAAAAGTTTTGCCGCAATC
This window encodes:
- the lin52 gene encoding protein lin-52 homolog → MASPNGGDDFESSLLSFEKLDRASPDLWPEQLPGVAEFAASCKNPITNSPPKWMAELESEDIEMLKELGSLTTANLMEKVKGLQNLAYQLGLEESREMTRGKFLNILERPKK